In the Calonectris borealis chromosome 11, bCalBor7.hap1.2, whole genome shotgun sequence genome, one interval contains:
- the ABHD2 gene encoding monoacylglycerol lipase ABHD2 isoform X2: MGRVRSPHPYGLRKYLTMPDGATATFDLFEPQSEHCIGEDVTMVICPGIANHSEKQYIRTFVDYAQKNGYRCAVLNHLGALPNIELTSPRMFTYGCTWEFGAMVNYIKKTYPQTQLVVVGFSLGGNIVCKYLGENQANQERVLCCVSVCQGYSALRAQETFMQWDQCRRFYNFLMADNMKKIILSHRQVLFGDNMKKPQSLSDADLSKLYTATSLMQIDDNVMRKFHGYSSLKEYYEEESCLHYLHRIYVPLLLVNAADDPLVHESLLSIPRALSEKRENVMHVLPLHGGHLGFFEGSVLFPEPLTWMDKLVVQYANAICQWEKTKSHCSDTEQAVSGQE; this comes from the exons ATGGGGAGAGTGAGATCACCACATCCGTACGGACTTCGCAAGTACCTCACGATGCCAGATGGAGCAACAGCCACCTTTGATCTCTTTGAGCCGCAGTCTGAGCACTGCATTGGAG AGGATGTCACGATGGTAATCTGCCCTGGGATTGCTAACCACAGTGAAAAGCAGTATATCCGCACTTTTGTTGACTATGCGCAAAAAAATGGGTACAGATGTGCTGTCCTGAATCACTTGGGAGCCTTACCAAATATTGAGCTCACTTCTCCACGAATGTTCACATACG GTTGCACCTGGGAATTTGGTGCCATGGTTAATTACATCAAGAAGACCTATCCTCAGACCCAGCTGGTTGTCGTGGGCTTCAGCCTGGGCGGAAACATTGTGTGCAAATACCTGGGAGAGAACCAGGCCAACCAGGAGCGAGTCCTGTGCTGTGTCAGCGTGTGCCAGGGATACAGTGCACTGAG GGCACAGGAAACCTTCATGCAATGGGATCAATGTAGAAGATTTTATAACTTCCTCATGGCAGATAACATGAAGAAGATCATCCTTTCTCACAG GCAAGTTCTTTTTGGAGATAACATGAAGAAGCCACAAAGCCTGTCAGATGCTGATCTGAGCAAACTCTATACAGCAACATCACTTATGCAGATTGATGATAACGTTATGAG GAAGTTCCACGGCTACAGTTCACTGAAGGAATACTATGAAGAAGAAAGCTGCCTGCATTACTTGCACAGG ATCTATGTTCCTCTTCTGTTGGTTAATGCTGCTGATGACCCTCTTGTGCATGAGAGTCTTCTATCAATTCCAAGAGCTCTTTCAG AGAAGCGGGAAAATGTCATGCATGTGCTGCCCCTTCATGGAGGCCACCTGGGATTTTTTGAGGGGTCTGTACTATTCCCGGAACCTCTTACCTGGATGGATAAGCTTGTGGTACAGTATGCCAATGCCATCTGCCAGTGGGAGAAGACAAAGTCTCACTGCTCAGACACAGAGCAGGCTGTATCTGGCCAGGAGTAA
- the ABHD2 gene encoding monoacylglycerol lipase ABHD2 isoform X1, whose amino-acid sequence MSAMLETPELPAVFDGVKLAAVAAVLYVIVRCLNLKSPTAPPELIYQDSALARFLLKSCPLLTKEYIPPLIWGKSGHIQTALYGKMGRVRSPHPYGLRKYLTMPDGATATFDLFEPQSEHCIGEDVTMVICPGIANHSEKQYIRTFVDYAQKNGYRCAVLNHLGALPNIELTSPRMFTYGCTWEFGAMVNYIKKTYPQTQLVVVGFSLGGNIVCKYLGENQANQERVLCCVSVCQGYSALRAQETFMQWDQCRRFYNFLMADNMKKIILSHRQVLFGDNMKKPQSLSDADLSKLYTATSLMQIDDNVMRKFHGYSSLKEYYEEESCLHYLHRIYVPLLLVNAADDPLVHESLLSIPRALSEKRENVMHVLPLHGGHLGFFEGSVLFPEPLTWMDKLVVQYANAICQWEKTKSHCSDTEQAVSGQE is encoded by the exons ATGAGTGCAATGTTGGAAACCCCTGAGCTGCCGGCGGTGTTTGATGGGGTGAAGCTAGCTGCAGTTGCTGCTGTTCTGTATGTTATTGTTCGTTGCTTGAATTTAAAAAGCCCAACTGCCCCTCCTGAACTCATTTACCAAGACTCTGCTTTGGCTCGCTTTTTACTCAAATCCTGCCCACTTTTGACCAAAGA GTACATTCCACCCCTGATCTGGGGAAAGAGTGGACATATCCAGACTGCCCTTTATGGAAAAATGGGGAGAGTGAGATCACCACATCCGTACGGACTTCGCAAGTACCTCACGATGCCAGATGGAGCAACAGCCACCTTTGATCTCTTTGAGCCGCAGTCTGAGCACTGCATTGGAG AGGATGTCACGATGGTAATCTGCCCTGGGATTGCTAACCACAGTGAAAAGCAGTATATCCGCACTTTTGTTGACTATGCGCAAAAAAATGGGTACAGATGTGCTGTCCTGAATCACTTGGGAGCCTTACCAAATATTGAGCTCACTTCTCCACGAATGTTCACATACG GTTGCACCTGGGAATTTGGTGCCATGGTTAATTACATCAAGAAGACCTATCCTCAGACCCAGCTGGTTGTCGTGGGCTTCAGCCTGGGCGGAAACATTGTGTGCAAATACCTGGGAGAGAACCAGGCCAACCAGGAGCGAGTCCTGTGCTGTGTCAGCGTGTGCCAGGGATACAGTGCACTGAG GGCACAGGAAACCTTCATGCAATGGGATCAATGTAGAAGATTTTATAACTTCCTCATGGCAGATAACATGAAGAAGATCATCCTTTCTCACAG GCAAGTTCTTTTTGGAGATAACATGAAGAAGCCACAAAGCCTGTCAGATGCTGATCTGAGCAAACTCTATACAGCAACATCACTTATGCAGATTGATGATAACGTTATGAG GAAGTTCCACGGCTACAGTTCACTGAAGGAATACTATGAAGAAGAAAGCTGCCTGCATTACTTGCACAGG ATCTATGTTCCTCTTCTGTTGGTTAATGCTGCTGATGACCCTCTTGTGCATGAGAGTCTTCTATCAATTCCAAGAGCTCTTTCAG AGAAGCGGGAAAATGTCATGCATGTGCTGCCCCTTCATGGAGGCCACCTGGGATTTTTTGAGGGGTCTGTACTATTCCCGGAACCTCTTACCTGGATGGATAAGCTTGTGGTACAGTATGCCAATGCCATCTGCCAGTGGGAGAAGACAAAGTCTCACTGCTCAGACACAGAGCAGGCTGTATCTGGCCAGGAGTAA